A window of Daucus carota subsp. sativus chromosome 2, DH1 v3.0, whole genome shotgun sequence genomic DNA:
ATCACACAAACATTACATTATAATTTGAGTCGTCATGGACCATGGTATTTTGTTATAATCGCAGCCATCTCCTGGAAGCTCACATGCACTCTCAGGCATAACTAATAATGGAGGTATGTGTTGCACAAGTTTAATAGATGAATATTTATGCTTTTATGTTACATGagttttatgtgtgtgtgtgtgtgtgtgtgtatctacTCAAATTTAATACTACAATTGCATGATCAGGCTTATCGCCAAATTTAGGAAATGGAGGAAGACTTATTAACTCAATGGGTAACCTTGTTAGTGGCGCAAATGTTGGAAGGAATTTGAGTTCTGCTGCTGGGTTAAATATACCTGGTGCTGGTTCGCGCCTAAATTTAACAGGTACTAATGATGTGACTGTCATGATTGGAACACTAGTTGCACCTTGGAATTACAAAGGAAAAACCGTATTCATGTAATTCAGCAAAtagctaaaattatatatattatctgtGTGTACTTGCTTTCATGCGAACACCATCTTATAATCATTGTGTATTGGTTCTTTATGATATTATGCATTTAAAACTTTGAACGTTATTTCTTTCAAATCTCTTAGCTGGGTAGTCTGTCTTCATGACATTTATTCTGTAGCTTGTGATATTGTGGGTGTGCTTGTTTTTAATAAGTGCACTACATGACATCACCACTTAGCATCTGGGTTTAAATGCATAATTCCGCTGCCATGGCATGTGCTATCTGAATTCTATGCATGCATAGTCTATTAGGCTTCTAGGAAAGTGACACTTGATACTGCAGCTCCACAGATGGTGTCTCTGCTAGGAAATTCTTATTCTGCTGGTGGAGGTCAACTGTCTCAAAATCACTTCCAAACAGGCAATAATCATCTCGCATTATTAAACGAGCTAAGCCGTGACCATGCAAGCTTCGATATAAATGATTTTCCTCAGTTAACTGGGCAACCTAATTCTGCTTCTGGTTCACAAGGGCAATTAGGTAAGTTCATAAAGTTTTCTTTTGCGCCGTTACCTTTATTATGCAATGTTCAGCTACAAAATGTGTTGTCTGATGTGCAGGATTGACTCGCAAACAAGGTGTTGGATTTCTCCAACAGAACCAAGAGTTCAGCATGCAAAATGAAGACTTTCCTGCTTTACCCGGATATAAAGGTGTGTATCCTTACTTTTTGATGTGGAACCTTGTCTGTGGTCTCCCACTTCCCTATCATTTGAGGACCGTTTCTTTCATAGAATCTATCGAGTTAATCTatactccttttttttttaccaaTATATCCTTCCTCTTTTGTTGTGAAACCTTGTCTGTTATTATACCATAATTGTACTACTTCCCTATCATATAAGGACCACTTTTTTCGTGTACATGGTTTTATTGAGTTTATCTATATTCATTTTGTACTGAAACTCTATCACATCAGTTTGTTTTTACCAATATCCAGCTCTGACGTCATGTGGTTTACACTGGATCACGGGATAAGCAAATTTTAGTTAGCTGAATAAGATGGACCCTTCAGCTGTGTTTAACTGAATACAGTAGTCCAAATATCACATATTAGAGTATTAGTGCTTGTCTTGTTAGTAAAATGTCCACAATGCATATATTTTAGTATCGCATCCTGCCACATTTCAGTAACCTAGCTATCCAAAATTTAGTTGTAGAGTGTGTTAGCTAATCCTGGATTAGATTTGTCCCTGAAgcaggtggtggtggtggtagtGAGTTTCAATCTAATATGCACCAGAAGGAACAGCTGCATGAAAGTGTGATGTCAATGATGCAATCACGCCACTTGCCTGTAAGCTCTATATTAATACACACATCTATGCTTATCGAATCGGAACCAGAGGATGTCCTCATGTGCTCCTACACTTTTTATCTTACAGGTGGGAAGGTCTTCTGGTTTCAACATAGGAGGTTCGTTTCCATCTCATCATCAGCAACAGCAGCAACATGCTCAATCAGTAACAGGTGGCGGACTCTCCTTTTTACCAGGAAACAACCAGGATATTCAATTCAACAGTTCTGAGGTATTGTCACTTTCCTGAGACAAGcttaaaaaatcaatatacatTATCTGCTATTCTGCTTGTAGGATCagaaattttattactattatcctTTGGTTAATTTGTTTGATGTTCGGCCTTATTTTCCTTCAGGTCAGAAGTGCTGGCTTACCTGCAAGTGGTTCAAGGCCTTCAAATTTGTCGAATGCCATATCAGGTGTCGGATCCTATGACCAACTAATTCAGCAGTATGAACACTTCCAGAAACAATCCCAATACCGATCTGGCAGTACATTTAGAGATCAGGAGTCGAAGTCTGGTCCGGCATTGCAAGGCGCTGCTGATAGATTTGGTTTGCTTGGTTTGTTGAGTGTCATTAGGATGAGTAATCCTGACTTGACCTCCCTTGCTTTGGGAATTGATCTAATGACACTAGGTCTAAATTTAAACTCTTCAGAGACTCTTAACAAAAAATTTGCTTCGCCATGGTCTGAAGAACCTGCCAAGGGAGAGCCACATTTTAGTGTTCCAGACTGTTTTAATTCCAAGCAACTGCCTCTGCTATCTGTGAGCTCTTCTTAGATGAATTACTGTTTCTCTTCTTCCTCGTATATAGAAATAAAAGCTTGCAACAGGTGTTTCCTGTCTCATGGGTTCTGatgtaatattatgatataatGTTATTGCAGCAAGCATTCTTTTCAAGATTTCGGCAAGAAacacttttttatatattttacaggTAAATATTCCTGTCCTACTAATTTGCATATTACCCTTTCTTCTGCTACTAACTGACAAAATGTGAAAATTTGATCCTCTGCAGCATGCCAAAAGAAGAGGCCCAGCTTTATGCTGCTAATGAACTGTatgtcttttttaatttttagcaaTTTTTTTCCCTTTGGTAAAGTTACTTTagtatatataacaatattagCTTGAGGGAGACAGAACTGTTTAGCATAGTTCTATGATATAATGGATCGGATTGGGTAGAGAGGATTAGAATCTCTACTTGTGCAAACCCCgaactaattttttattgttaaattctTGTAGTTATACTAGAGGATGGTTTTATCACAGAGAATTTCGTTTGTGGTTCATACGGGTCCCCAAAATGGAACCCCTTGTTAAGACGAACACTTATGAAAGAGGTTGCTACTTTTGCTTTGATCCAAATTCTTGGGAGACAACTAGAAAGGTTAGCAgtagcacactcttgtcttgcCGCATCATTGTCGTCGTGTATCTGTAGCTGCTAACATATTTGCTCTGCTTGATTTTCAGGATAATTTTGTTGTTCAGTATGAAATGGTTGAGAAAAGACCTGTCCTCCCCCGCCAGTAGCCTTTGCTTTATTTTTGATGTGGTCACAATTCTAGGCGCTAAAGAATATATTCTGGAAGTGAACTCATTTCATGTTTTGGTAGTTTTTAGTCTTAGAAAATTCGCCAGTAGCTCTTGCTTTATTTTGGATGTGGTCATACATGATACATCTAGGCGATAAAGGATCTTTCTAAAATGGAACTCATTGCATGTTTTGGTAGTTTCTAGTTCTTACAGTATACTGAATACTTAGACTCGCATTGTGGGATGGTCCTGCCCTCTGAAGGCACATTCTCCAGCAACGCCAagtaatatttacaattagACTATTCATAGCATTGTAAATTGTTTGGTAGTTTGTTTTATGGAATCTGTAACAGTAGCCCAGAGCAATATATAAAGCAGCGGTTCAATTGCATCAAGTGCTATGCAAGCTATTATTTGCTTTActgatgttttattttaatttgttggaGGTTAGTATATTATTTGATTGAATTATAATGGATGAACATATTAAATttgggtcctgttccctgacaattGATTGTCAGGGAACGTTTTGACAACACACTGTGTCTCAGCCATTGGATCGTCGTCGATTcaacggctgggacaaaaggaaaattttttaagtatccgcAGTAAAAAACCGCGGACACCAAGTCTTTTTGTGTGTTTAACGCGGACAAAGAGGGGTATCCGCTGAAAATAACAGCGGACAACACATAAGTAGgataaactttattttatatacaatattaactttattttatatacaatatataatattaattttattttatattctaaacttcattttatatacaatatacaatattaactttattttatattctaaactttatataaaataaagtttagatatataaagtatataaagtttagaatataaaataaagtttataatattgtatataaaagtttaaaataaaattaatattgtatattgtatataaaataaagtttaaaatatacaatatattaactttattttctaaataaagtttagaatatacaatatattctaaaataaagtttagaatattattttaaacttttatatacaatatataaaagtttaaaataatattctaaattttattttatattttatattttattttagaatatattgtatattctaaactttatttagaaaataaagttaatatattgtatattctaaactttattttatatacaatatacaatattaactttattttaaacttttatatacaatattgtatataaaagtttaaaataatattctaaactttatatatctaaactttattttatataaagtttggaatataaaataaagttaatattgaatattgtatataaaataaaatttagaatataatataaagttaatattgtatattgtatataaaagTCTTCATGGCTGGTACTAGTCTGTCTTTATCCTTCCTCTGTTCGCTGTTATTTTCGGCGGATACCTCTCTGTGACCTAGTGTCAACGGTTTTTTACTgcggatacttaaaaaatttTCCTTTTGTCCCGGCCGTTGGATCGTCGATACAACGGCTGAGACACAATGTGTTGTGTAAACGTTCCCTGACAATCaattgtcagggaacaggacccattaaatttatactacactatttttaaaatatacaccCCCTCCAATAGTACCTCCATATTAGGATAATAGTTTTATTTGGAAAGGTATTTgagagaaaaataaatattataattttattcttgtaTAATTTGTAGAAAGATTTATTTCAATAGTAAGAACTGCTCCgctttcatttttcttttaatagaAAAACTGAATTACGATAGTAACTGGCTTGAAATTATTTCCGTCCTTTCCAATTTCTCAAGGTCTTCTATTTTatgaatcaaaatattataatgtgttcaatattaattttttatataaaagatgACCATGTAAAATTCAAGATTATTAGGAACTAATATCTAGTTAGTTTAGTGTCTATATAATGgtaaatatttttcttgagAAACAGAATTTCATAATTCCCTTCCATGGTCAATACAAAATATTTCTtcatcaaatttatatattgttacaattttaattttaatttccagATTCGGTTACCTggcaaatataatatttcaaacagaaaaggaaaaaaaaaagagaaaataagtTTGAAGGTGACGTGAGCGTATTGTAATGAGAATTGAGGAGCAGTTACGCCCCGCCAAAAGCTCTCCCCATGA
This region includes:
- the LOC108209897 gene encoding probable NOT transcription complex subunit VIP2 isoform X1; this encodes MSGLLNSGLNASSNLPDSGERAYSTAYSAQSGNLLGLHSTHGSYNIPNMSGTYASRNAAANGGPSSGVQQTAGSIGNGRFSMNNLPAALSQPSPGSSHALSGITNNGGLSPNLGNGGRLINSMGNLVSGANVGRNLSSAAGLNIPGAGSRLNLTAPQMVSLLGNSYSAGGGQLSQNHFQTGNNHLALLNELSRDHASFDINDFPQLTGQPNSASGSQGQLGLTRKQGVGFLQQNQEFSMQNEDFPALPGYKGGGGGSEFQSNMHQKEQLHESVMSMMQSRHLPVGRSSGFNIGGSFPSHHQQQQQHAQSVTGGGLSFLPGNNQDIQFNSSEVRSAGLPASGSRPSNLSNAISGVGSYDQLIQQYEHFQKQSQYRSGSTFRDQESKSGPALQGAADRFGLLGLLSVIRMSNPDLTSLALGIDLMTLGLNLNSSETLNKKFASPWSEEPAKGEPHFSVPDCFNSKQLPLLSQAFFSRFRQETLFYIFYSMPKEEAQLYAANELYTRGWFYHREFRLWFIRVPKMEPLVKTNTYERGCYFCFDPNSWETTRKDNFVVQYEMVEKRPVLPRQ
- the LOC108209897 gene encoding probable NOT transcription complex subunit VIP2 isoform X2, which translates into the protein MSGLLNSGLNASSNLPDSGERAYSTAYSAQSGLHSTHGSYNIPNMSGTYASRNAAANGGPSSGVQQTAGSIGNGRFSMNNLPAALSQPSPGSSHALSGITNNGGLSPNLGNGGRLINSMGNLVSGANVGRNLSSAAGLNIPGAGSRLNLTAPQMVSLLGNSYSAGGGQLSQNHFQTGNNHLALLNELSRDHASFDINDFPQLTGQPNSASGSQGQLGLTRKQGVGFLQQNQEFSMQNEDFPALPGYKGGGGGSEFQSNMHQKEQLHESVMSMMQSRHLPVGRSSGFNIGGSFPSHHQQQQQHAQSVTGGGLSFLPGNNQDIQFNSSEVRSAGLPASGSRPSNLSNAISGVGSYDQLIQQYEHFQKQSQYRSGSTFRDQESKSGPALQGAADRFGLLGLLSVIRMSNPDLTSLALGIDLMTLGLNLNSSETLNKKFASPWSEEPAKGEPHFSVPDCFNSKQLPLLSQAFFSRFRQETLFYIFYSMPKEEAQLYAANELYTRGWFYHREFRLWFIRVPKMEPLVKTNTYERGCYFCFDPNSWETTRKDNFVVQYEMVEKRPVLPRQ